The following are encoded in a window of Castanea sativa cultivar Marrone di Chiusa Pesio chromosome 5, ASM4071231v1 genomic DNA:
- the LOC142634969 gene encoding uncharacterized protein LOC142634969, with amino-acid sequence MATTFTSFRPGTIRASTSTNKPDPDRRKPASANWWVPIFGWSSEPDYMDPTSTSIGTTGSAKKVSGVSDLESETGRNRARFSRGCFTEEKAKQLRKKMMENSAFHDVMYHSAIASRLASDISEN; translated from the coding sequence ATGGCAACCACTTTTACTTCTTTCAGACCCGGAACGATTCGGGCCTCCACTTCTACAAACAAACCTGACCCGGATCGCAGAAAACCTGCTTCAGCCAACTGGTGGGTACCCATTTTCGGGTGGTCCTCGGAACCGGATTACATGGACCCAACATCCACTTCCATCGGCACCACAGGTTCGGCAAAGAAAGTTTCGGGTGTTTCGGATCTGGAATCCGAAACGGGCCGAAACAGGGCCAGATTCTCTCGTGGGTGCTTTACTGAAGAAAAGGCGAAGCAgctgaggaagaagatgatggaGAACTCTGCGTTCCACGATGTAATGTACCACTCGGCTATCGCGTCTCGGCTTGCTTCCGATATTTCGGAGAACTAG